The Chlamydiales bacterium STE3 genomic interval TAAAGGACCTGTTTATGTTCTAACTAAAGAAGAAGGTGGAAGACATAAGCCGTTCTTTACTGGATACCGTCCGCAGCTTTATTTCAGAACAACAGACGTTACTGGTACAGTAGAATTGCCTCAAGGAACTGAAATGGTGATGCCAGGTGATAACATTGAGATCAGCGTTAAACTTATCGCTCCTGTTGCAATGGAAAAAGGGATGAGATTTGCGATTCGTGAAGGCGGTCGTACAATCGGTGCCGGAACTGTTTCTGAGATCATAAAGTAGTTCAGACAATGATTTAGGGCAGGCTTGTTCTGCCCTATTATTCTTTTGGGTGTGTAGCTCAGCTGGTAGAGCAGCGGTCTCCAAAGCCGCCGGTCGGGGGTTCGAGTCCCTCCGCACTCGCATTAATGTTTGTGATTAACGGGTGCCTAACTGGAAATGGTGTGATGTGTGGTAACGGATGTTAAGTCTATGGAATTAAAAAAAAATGGGCAAATCTCACGTGTAGTTAGTGAAAAGACCAAAAAAAAATATAGACTGCGTGACTTTATAGAAGAAATAAAGCTTGAGCTCAAAAATATTAATTGGACAAGCCGGGAAGAACTAAAAACTTACACGCAAATTGTGGTAAGTGCAACGTTTGTGTTTGGAATGGGAGTCTACCTTGTCGATCTCGCAATCCAAGCGACACTCAATATGCTGACCTGGTTTACTCATTTGATATTTGGCTAATAATAAATAAGGCAGTAAGTCAAAATGCACAAATGGTATGTAGTACAAGTTTTTTCTTCTCAAGAAAAAAAAGTGAAAAAAGCTCTTGAAGAGCATCGCGAAAAAAAAGGCATGGCAGAGTTAATCGATGAAATCTTGTTGCCAACCGAAAATGTTTCTGAGGTTAAAAAAGGGCAGCAACATGTAATTGAAAAACGTCTATGGCCTGGATACCTTCTTTTAAAGATGTCTTTGAACGATGATTCATGGCAATACGTCAAAAATACAGTAGGGGTGATAGACTTTTTAGGTGGAGAAAAGCCTACAGCTTTGACGGATGCTGAAGTTGGGGATATTTTGAGGGATCTTGAAGATAAAAAGCAAAAAATTACACAAAAGCACAAATTCGCTATTGGCGATCGAGTTAAAATCACAGATGGTGTTTTCGTTAACTTCACTGGTACTGTTACTGAAGTTTTCCACGAAAAAGGGCGTCTTAGTGTTATTGTATCAATTTTTGGTCGAGACACACGTGTAGACGATCTTGAGTTCTCTCAGGTAGAAGAAGTTTCTGAGGATACTGAAAATTAATCTAAGTTTGCTTAAATCTTTGTCAGCCTCAAAGGTTTTTGCGTTAATTTGTATTTTAAAATAGGCATTAATTATGGCCAAAAAAATTGTTAAAGTGATCAAGCTGCAAATTCCTGCAGGAAAAGCTAACCCAGCGCCTCCAATCGGTCCAGCGCTCGGTGCAGCCGGCGTCAATATTATGGCGTTCTGTAAGGAGTTTAACGCGAAAACGCAGAGTATGGCAGGTGATATCCTACCAGTAGTTATTACTGTGTACCAGGATAAAAGCATTACATTCATCTGCAAACAGCCGCCGGTTGCTGAAATGCTTAAAAAGCAATTGGGTTTGGCAAAAGGATCTGCTGTTCCAAACAGGGATAAAGTAGGAAAAATCAAGAGAAGTCAAGCAAGACAAATCGCTGAAAATAAAATTCAGGATATGAACGCTGCGAGCCTTGAGGCAGCTACTGAAAGCGTGTTGGGTACAGCACGATCAATGGGAATTGAACTCGTTAGTGAATAAGAGAAAATAATATATGGGTCATCCAAGTAAAAGAACTCGGGAGATAGCTAAATCGTATGATTTTTCAAAAATCTATGCGGTAAATGAAGCTATCGAAATTTTAAAGAAATGCCCACCGGTGAAATTCGATCAATCGGTTGAAGTTTCTTTAAAGGTGGGAGTTGACCCTCGTAAATCTGATCAGCAAGTTCGCGGCACTGTATCATTACCGAATGGTACAGGAAAAAAAACAAGGATTCTTGTTTTTGCTGAGGGCGATAAGGTGAAAGAAGCTTTAGATGCTGGTGCAGACTATGCGGGTAACGAAGAACTTTTAGAAAAAGTTAACGGGGGTTGGACAGATTTTGATGCTGTTATCACAACTCCAGGCATGATGCGACACGTAGGTAAGCTAGGTAAAGTTTTGGGGCCAAGAGGTTTAATGCCTACTCCTAAAGCAGGGACTGTGACTACTGAAATTGCAAAAGCAATCCAAGAGCTTAAAGCTGGTAAAATTGAGTTTAAACTAGATCGACATGGTATGATCAATAGTGCAGTTGGTAAACTCTCTTTTGCAATAGAAAAACTAGCTGAAAACGTCACTGCTTTTTTGGCAGCGGTACAAAAAGCTAAGCCAGCAGGTGCAAAAGGACAGTTTTTTAGATCACTAGTCATTTCTTCAACGATGGGACCAGGACTAAAAATTGATCTTCGCGAAATTCAGGCAGACTAGTGGAGAATTAGATGAGACAAGAGAAGCAGTACCTTCTAGATGAAGTAAAAGGACAATTAGACCAATACGGTACATTTGTCATTATGCAATACTCAGGCCTTACTGCCAATGCAGCCCATCAGTTTCGCCGCGATGTTGCAAAGCTTGGTGGAAATGTAGAAGTCATGCGTAAGCGCATTCTTTTAAAAGCCGCTGAGGCTGCAGGACATAAATTAGAGCTTGCTGATTTACCCGGACATGTAGGGGTTGTTTTCGCAGGTGAAGATTTTATTGAAACCGCAAAGCTTGTATATAAATACCGCCAAGAAACAGATAAAGCGATTAACGTTTTAGGTGGTTGCTTTGAAGGTAAATTGTATAACAGCCAAGATGTAGAAAAACTTTCAAAACTACCAAGCAAAGATGCAATGAGATCCGAGCTATTAGCTACTCTCGAAGCACCGATGTCACAAACACTGGCTGTTATGGAAGCGTTATTATCAAGCGTCATTTACTGCTTGGATAACAAAAGCAAGGAAGAAGCAGCACCGAGTGAAACTGCCGCATCCTAAAATTTTATCAAAAAGTTTAAGTAATTAGAGGTTAATACCGTGAGCAATAAAACAGAAGATTTAGTAAAGGCCCTCAGCGAATTGAGCGTCCTCGAGATGTCAGAGCTTAAAACTGCCTTGGAAGAGAAGTGGGGCGTTAAGGCAGCTGCAGCAGCAGTTGCAGTGGCAGCACCAGCGGCAGCAGCGGCACCAGCAGCAGAAGCAACTGACTTCCAGGTGACATTAGAATCAGTACCACAAGATAAGAAAATTGGCGTTATTAAGGCAGTAAGAGAGATTACAGGTCTTGGCTTAAAAGAAGCAAAAGATCTAGTTGACGGAGCTCCAAAAGTTCTGAAAGATACTGCTCCTAAAGCTGAAGCAGATTCAATTAAAAAGAAAGTTGAAGAAGCTGGCGCTAAAGTTTCCCTTAAAGGTCTGTAGTGCTTCTGAGGCATGTTCTTAAGGGGCATGCCTCTCTTTTTAAAGAATGAAGGGTAGTGGATAAAACAGCCATGTTTTATCCTTTTTCCTTTATCCTTTAAAAACCAAGGAGACCTTATTCATGTTGCAAAGGCCGCCGCACCGTGTTAGCGTTCTCGAAAAGGAAGAAATTATTGATCTTCCCAACCTTATCGAGATTCAGGTCAAATCTTATAATCAATTTCTTCAGTCCAATAGATTCGCAGAAGAACGCGAGAATTTCGGATTGCAAGAAGTGTTTACTGAGATATTTCCGATTAAATCGTATGACGAAAAAACTATTTTAGAGTTTCTTTCTTACAATTTAGGAGTGCCTAAGTATTCCCCCGAAGAGAGTATCAGAAGAGGAATCACTTATAGCGTTACATTAAAAGTGAAATTTCGCCTGACCGACGAGACTGGTATCAAAGAAGAAGAAGTCTACATGGGGACACTTCCCGTAATGACGGATAAGGGAACTTTTATTATTAATGGTGCTGAAAGGGTTGTCGTTTCCCAACTCCATCGCTCTCCAGGTATTTGCTTTGAGCAAGAAAGACATAGTCGTGGTAACATGATTTACTCTTTTCGTATCATTCCTTACCGGGGAAGTTGGCTGGAAGGTGCCTTTGATTCAAATGACTTAATCCATATTTACATTGACCGTAAAAAGCGTCGTCGTAAAATTCTGGCAACAACCTTTATCCGTGCTTTAGGATATTCCAGTAACACAGATATTATCGAAGAATTTTTTCAAGTAAAAAAGGTTAAATTTAAATCTGAAAAAGATTTCGAGAAGCTTATTGGTAGAATTTTAGCATCAGATGTTTTGGATGAGAAAAGTGGTCTTACCTTTGGAAAAGCAGGTGAGAAGCTAACCACAGCTATGCTAAAGCGCATCTTCGATGCAGGTATTGATAATATTCGCATTGCGGAAGATGCTGATGAAACTAGCCCTATCATCAAAATGTTAGCAAAAGATGCAACGGATTCTTACGAGTCAGCATTAAAGGACTTTTACAGAAAGATTAGACCAGGCGAACCTGTTACGCTTTCAAATGCTCGTTCAGCAATTATGCGCCTTTTCTTTGATCCAAAACGCTATAATTTGGGGCGTGTTGGAAGGTACAAACTAAATTCTAAGCTGCGCTTTGAAGTAAATGACGAGACCCTTCAAACAGTTACCTTAACTAAAGAAGATGTTATTGGTGCTTTGAAATATTTAATTCGCCTTAAAAAGGGTGATGATGATGTATCAGTAGATGATATTGATCATTTAGGTAATAGAAGGGTGCGTTCTGTCGGAGAACTTATTCAAAACCAATGTCGTATCGGCTTAGCTAGAATGGAAAAGATTATCCGTGAAAGAATGAATCTTTTTGATTTTTCTTCAGATACGCTTACTCCTGGAAAAATTGTGTCTGCCAAGGGCCTAGCTGGCGTTTTAAAAGATTTTTTTGGTAGATCCCAGCTTTCACAATTCATGGATCAAGCAAATCCAGTAGCTGAGCTAACACACAAAAGACGTTTATCTTCTCTTGGGCCTGGCGGTTTGAACCGTGATAGAGCGGGTTTTGAAGTTCGTGACGTTCATCCAAGTCACTATGGACGTATTTGCCCAATTGAAACTCCCGAAGGTCCAAACATTGGCTTGATTACATCGCTATCAGCTTATGCTAAGATTAATGAATTTGGTTTTATTGAAACACCCTATCGTATCGTAAGAGAAGGAGTGGTTACAGATGAAATTGAGTACATGACAGCCGATCAAGAAGAGCGCTGTGTAATAGCTCAGGCATCTGCACCGCTGGATGAATACAGCATGTTCAAAGAGCCGATCTGCTGGGCGCGTTATAGGGGGGAGCAGTTTGAGATTGAATCCTCAAGAGCCACACATATGGATGTTTCTCCAAAACAATTAGTTTCCATTGTTACTGGATTAATTCCATTCTTAGAGCATGATGATGCTAACCGAGCATTGATGGGCTCAAACATGCAGCGCCAAGGTGTGCCCCTGTTAAGACCGCAAGCTCCAATTGTTGGGACGGGTTTAGAGGCTAGAGCGGCCCGAGACTCAGGGGCTGTTATCATCGCCCAGGAAGATGGTGTGGTAGATTATGCTGATGGCTTTAAAATTGTCATCTCGCCTAAAGACAACCGTTTAGAGAAAAAAGTCTACCCACTTAAGAAATTCATGCGTTCTAACTCAGGAACATGCATTAATCAGAGACCTCTTTGCACAGTTGGTGATCAAATTAGGGCAGGTGACGTTATTGCAGATGGACCTGCAACCGATAAGGGCGAAATCGCACTTGGCCGAAATGTCCTTGTTGCATTTATGCCTTGGTATGGCTACAACTTTGAGGATGCGATTATCATTTCTGAAAAATTACTTCGCGAAGATGCCTACACTTCAATTTATATCGAAGAGTTTGAGTTAACGGCGCGAGATACTAAGTTGGGTAAGGAGGAAATCACTCGGGATATACCAAATGTCCCTGAGGAAGCCCTTGTTAACCTAGGGGATGATGGCATTATCCGCATCGGAGCGGAAGTGAAACCAGGTGACATTCTCGTAGGTAAAATAACGCCGAAGTCTGAGACAGAGCTTGCCCCAGAAGAGCGACTCTTAAGAGCTATCTTTGGAGAAAAAGCTGCGGATGTCAAAGACGCCTCTTTAACAGCACCTCCTGGAACTGAAGGTGTTGTAATGGACGTAAAAGTCTTCAGCAGAAGAGATCGTTTATCCAAAAGTGATGATGAGCTAGTTGAGGAGGCTTCTCGCCTAAAAGATATCCAACGTGAGTTTAAAGCTAAGCAAAATGAACTACGGATAGAAAAAAGAGAAAAAATTGGAGCCTTGCTGCTCAATGAAATTGCTCCTGGAACGATCGTTCATCGCAAATCGGCAGAGGTGCTGGTGGCTGAAGGAGATTTAATTACTCAGGATACCCTTGAGATCTTGGATAGAGAGAATGTTGAAGATCTATTGATGCCTGAAAACGAAATCTATGATACTCTTAAAGAAATGTTGCATCATTATACGATTGCGACGCAGACTTTAGAGACTCAACATAAAACAGAAATTGAGTTTCTTCGAAAAGGAGATACTGATTTAGATCCTGGAATTATCCGCCAAGTTAAAGTGTATGTGGCTTCTAAACGTAAGCTTCAGGTGGGTGATAAAATGGCCGGTCGCCACGGTAACAAAGGGGTGGTATCGAGAATTGTACCCGAAGCTGACATGCCCTACATGTCTGATGGGCAAGCAATTGAGATCATCTTGAATCCTCTTGGTGTGCCTTCTCGTTTAAATATGGGGCAATTATTTGAAACACATCTAGGTATTGCAGCCAGGAAGGCGGGTATTGCGGTTAAGAGCCCAGTCTTTGAAGGCTTTCCTGAACAAATGATTTGGGATATGATGAAAGAGCAAAATTTCCCAGCAGATGGTAAGTTTTATCTTTATGATGGGTGTACTGGAGAGCGGTATGACAATCCAACCGTTGTTGGCTATATCTATATGCTTAAATTAAGCCACCTTGTAGCAGACAAAATCCACGCAAGGGCTGTCGGGCCTTATTCTTTAGTCACGCAGCAACCTCTTGGTGGTAAAGCTCAAATGGGTGGTCAGCGTTTCGGGGAGATGGAAGTGTGGGCTGCAGAGGCTTACGGCGCGGCGCACTTACTACAGGAGTTGTTGACCGTAAAATCTGATGACGTCTCTGGACGGACAAGAATTTACGAGTCCATCGTTAAAGGTGATAACTTACTGAAATCTGGGACACCAGAATCGTTTAATGTTCTTATTAAAGAGATGCAAGGGCTTGGCCTCGATATCCGTACAGAAACGGTGACCGAGTAAAGTTTAAGTTCGTCCGGCTTTCGAAATAAGAAAGCCGGATTCAGATCATCCTTGTTTTTTACAAGGTAAATCTTAGCATTAAAGGCAGTCATAAATTTTAAAGTCTTGAAGTTAGGGAGACGTTCATGTCAGAACAAAATCAGCACGAAGCGCAATTTGATAAGTTAACAATCAAAATTGCTTCTGATGATGTTATTCGTAACCAGTGGTCCCGTGGTGAAATTAAAAAGCCTGAAACAATCAACTATCGTACATTCAAACCAGAGAAAGGCGGGCTTTTTTGTGAAAAAATATTTGGGCCAACTCGTGATTGGGAATGCGCTTGCGGGAAGTATAAAAAAATCAAACATAAAGGAATTGTTTGCGATCGTTGTGGTGTTGAGGTCACAGTTTCGAAGGTTCGTCGCGAAAGAATGGCTCATATTGAGTTAGCAGTCCCTGTCGTTCACATTTGGTTTTTCAAAACGATGCCTTCTCGTATAGGTAACGTCTTAGGAATGTCTTCAACTGATCTAGAACGCATCATCTACTATGAAGAATATGTTGTTATCGATCCGGGCCAAACAGATCTAGAAAAAAAGCAATTGCTAAGTGATATTGAGTATAGAGAAGCTCAGGAAAGATGGGGAAGAGACTCTTTTGTCGCAAAAATGGGCGGAGAGGCTGTTCATGATCTATTAGCTTCAGAAGATCTGCAATCCTTACTGGTCGACTTAAAGGATAAATTGCGCAAAACAAAGTCTCAGCAAGCTCGTATGAAGCTAGCAAAACGGCTAAAAATTATTGAGAGTTTCATTTACTCTGGTAATAAACCAGAATGGATGGTGATGTCTGTTGTTCCCGTAATCCCACCAGATCTCAGACCCCTTGTGCCTTTAGATGGCGGACGTTTTGCAACTTCTGACCTTAACGATCTCTATCGACGAGTGATTAATCGTAACAATCGCTTAAAAGCGATTTTGAAGCTTAAGACTCCAGAAGTTATTGTTCGCAACGAAAAACGTATGCTGCAGGAAGCTGTTGATGCCCTCTATGATAATGGACGACATGGCCACCCAGTGATGGGCGCGGGAAATAGACCCTTGAAATCACTTTCTGAGATGCTTAAAGGTAAGCAAGGACGTTTCAGACAAAACTTGCTTGGTAAACGTGTTGACTATTCAGGACGTTCAGTCATCATTGTAGGCCCAGAACTGAAATTCAATCAATGCGGCTTACCTAAGCTCATGGCCTTAGAATTATTTGAACCATTTATTGTTAAGAGACTTAAAGACCTAGGCTATGTTTACACAATAAGATCCGCCAAGAAAATGATTCAGCGCCATGCTCCAGAGGTATGGGACGTTCTTGATGAGATTATTAAGGGTCACCCGGTTCTTTTAAACCGTGCTCCTACTCTTCACCGTCTAGGGATTCAAGCTTTTGAGCCGGTTCTTATTGAAGGTAAAGCGATTCGGATTCATCCTTTAGTCTGCGCTGCATTCAATGCGGACTTTGACGGAGACCAAATGGCGGTTTATGTGCCTCTTTCGTTAGAAGCACAGTTAGAGGCCAAGTTATTGATGATGGCACCAGATAACATCTTCTTGCCTTCATCAGGAAAACCTGTAGCTGTACCCTCTCAGGATATGACTTTAGGGCTGTACTACCTTATGCATGACCCACTTTACATTCCTGAGCAGCATGGCAAGAAAACCAAGGTATTTAGGGACGCGAGTGAAGTTTTAATGGCCCTTCAGGCAAGTGGAAGCTACAACTGGTATGAAGATGAAACTTCAGATCAAAGCCCTTTTTACAATAGAGGCTTGCGAATCCACGAGCAGATTAAGCTACGTACACCTATTGGGATGATTGAAACAACGCCGGGTAGGGTGATTTTTAACTCAATTGTACCTAAAGAACTCGGATTCCAAAATTATAGTCTTCCAAAAAAGAAGATGAGTGATTTGGTTATGGAGTGCTATAAGACAGTTGGTTTAGAAAAAACAGTCAAGTTTTTGGATAACCTTAAAGCCCTAGGCTTTGCAGAAGCGACAAAAGCAGCCTTATCCATGGGTGTTTGCGACGTTAAAATCCCCGTTAATAAGCAAAAAATGATTAATGAGGGTCACAATAAAATTGCCCTTGTTAAGAGACAAAACGAAGATGGAATTATTACTGATGGTGAAAGGCACTCAAAGACAATCAGTATATGGACAGAGGTTTCGGATCGCTTATCTGAAGAGCTTTTCGATCTCATCGGAGAGATGTCTCATGATAAACTAAACCCAATTGACTTAATGATGAACTCAGGTGCTCGTGGTAATAAAACTCAGATTAAGCAGCTTGGGGCACTCCGCGGTCTTATGGCGAAACCGTCTGGCGAAATTATCGAGTCTCCCATTACTTCGAACTTCCGTGAAGGCTTAACAGTACTTGAGTACTTTATTTCTTCTCACGGTGCTCGTAAAGGATTGTCAGATACAGCTTTAAAAACAGCGGACTCTGGATATTTAACAAGAAGGCTCGTTGACGTAGCTCAGGACGTGATTATTACGGAAGAAGACTGTGGGACTTTAAATGGTATTGAAGTTTCCGCTATCAAGCAAGGACAAGAAGAGCTATTGCCTTTGAAAGATCGCATTTTCGGGCGGACAGTATGCGATGATGTGTACCTCCCAGGAGACAGCACAAAATTACTGGCAAAAATTGGGGATATTTTAACAATTCGCCAGGCAGAAGCGATAGACGACTCAGGTATCGAAACGGTAAAAATTCGCTCAGTTTTAACTTGTGAGACAAGGAGGGGAGTCTGTGCTAAATGCTATGGAGTCAACCTTGCAAATGGCCGTAAGGTTAGCCAAGGCGAGGCTGTCGGCATTATTGCAGCACAGTCGATCGGTGAACCTGGAACTCAGTTGACAATGCGTACTTTCCACTTAGGTGGTATTGCTTCTGCAAGTGTTAGCCCAGAGCTTGTCGTAGAGCATGAAGGACTTTTGATCTACAAGGACCTCAGAGTTGTTCAAAACGATGAAGGCCAGTGGGTGGCTCTTAACAAAAATGGTTGCCTTGTTATTGTTAGAGATGAAGGTCGCTCGCTCGACGAATATAAGAAACTTTTGAGTACAAAGTCAATTGAACCTCTACAGACATTTAACATTGAGCTTGGTACAAAAATTTTGAGAGCCGACGGCGCGACCATTAAATTGGGCGAAAAAATCGCAGTGTGGGAACAGCATAATATCCCTATTATCTGTGATCGTCCAGGGTATGTTAAATATGAAGATCTTGTCGAGGGACTTTCGACGGATAAAGATGTCAACAAGCAAACAGGACAAGTTGAGATTATTGTTAAGCAACACCGAGGGGAACTTCATCCTCAAATCTGTATTTATGCTGATAAAAAGTATGAAGAACTTGTTGGAACCTATCCTATCCCATCAGGTGCGATTATTTCTCTTGAAGAGGGGCAATATGCTTCTGCTGGTAAATTGCTAGCTAGATTGCCACGTGGAGCTATGAAAACGAAGGATATCACTGGGGGGCTTCCCCGTGTTGCTGAACTTTTCGAAGCACGTAAGCCAAAAGACTCTGCTGAGATTGCCAAAATTGATGGTGTCGTAGACTTTAGAGGTGTACAGAAGAATAAGCGTATTGTAGTTGTCAGAGATGAAACTTCCGGAATGGAAGAAGAACATCTGATACCCCATACAAAACACTTAATTGTTCAACGTGGGGATCATGTAAGTAAGGGACAGCAACTTACAGATGGTGTCGTTATTCCACATGAAATTTTAGAGATCTGCGGTGTGAGGGAACTTCAAAAGTATTTGGTAAACCAAGTTCAGGAAGTTTATCGCTTACAAGGGGTAGACATCAATGATAAGCATATCGAAATCATAGTACGCCAGATGCTGAAGAAAGTGCGCGTCATCGATCCGGGTGACACAAGCATGTTATATGGTGAGGAAGTGGACCGCAAAGAGTTTGAACTTGAAAACTCAAAAGTAACAAAAGAGGGTGGGAAAGCGGC includes:
- a CDS encoding DNA-directed RNA polymerase subunit beta' (Product derived from UniProtKB/Swiss-Prot:Q6MDM0;Gene name derived from UniProtKB/Swiss-Prot:Q6MDM0;EC number derived from UniProtKB/Swiss-Prot:Q6MDM0), whose amino-acid sequence is MSEQNQHEAQFDKLTIKIASDDVIRNQWSRGEIKKPETINYRTFKPEKGGLFCEKIFGPTRDWECACGKYKKIKHKGIVCDRCGVEVTVSKVRRERMAHIELAVPVVHIWFFKTMPSRIGNVLGMSSTDLERIIYYEEYVVIDPGQTDLEKKQLLSDIEYREAQERWGRDSFVAKMGGEAVHDLLASEDLQSLLVDLKDKLRKTKSQQARMKLAKRLKIIESFIYSGNKPEWMVMSVVPVIPPDLRPLVPLDGGRFATSDLNDLYRRVINRNNRLKAILKLKTPEVIVRNEKRMLQEAVDALYDNGRHGHPVMGAGNRPLKSLSEMLKGKQGRFRQNLLGKRVDYSGRSVIIVGPELKFNQCGLPKLMALELFEPFIVKRLKDLGYVYTIRSAKKMIQRHAPEVWDVLDEIIKGHPVLLNRAPTLHRLGIQAFEPVLIEGKAIRIHPLVCAAFNADFDGDQMAVYVPLSLEAQLEAKLLMMAPDNIFLPSSGKPVAVPSQDMTLGLYYLMHDPLYIPEQHGKKTKVFRDASEVLMALQASGSYNWYEDETSDQSPFYNRGLRIHEQIKLRTPIGMIETTPGRVIFNSIVPKELGFQNYSLPKKKMSDLVMECYKTVGLEKTVKFLDNLKALGFAEATKAALSMGVCDVKIPVNKQKMINEGHNKIALVKRQNEDGIITDGERHSKTISIWTEVSDRLSEELFDLIGEMSHDKLNPIDLMMNSGARGNKTQIKQLGALRGLMAKPSGEIIESPITSNFREGLTVLEYFISSHGARKGLSDTALKTADSGYLTRRLVDVAQDVIITEEDCGTLNGIEVSAIKQGQEELLPLKDRIFGRTVCDDVYLPGDSTKLLAKIGDILTIRQAEAIDDSGIETVKIRSVLTCETRRGVCAKCYGVNLANGRKVSQGEAVGIIAAQSIGEPGTQLTMRTFHLGGIASASVSPELVVEHEGLLIYKDLRVVQNDEGQWVALNKNGCLVIVRDEGRSLDEYKKLLSTKSIEPLQTFNIELGTKILRADGATIKLGEKIAVWEQHNIPIICDRPGYVKYEDLVEGLSTDKDVNKQTGQVEIIVKQHRGELHPQICIYADKKYEELVGTYPIPSGAIISLEEGQYASAGKLLARLPRGAMKTKDITGGLPRVAELFEARKPKDSAEIAKIDGVVDFRGVQKNKRIVVVRDETSGMEEEHLIPHTKHLIVQRGDHVSKGQQLTDGVVIPHEILEICGVRELQKYLVNQVQEVYRLQGVDINDKHIEIIVRQMLKKVRVIDPGDTSMLYGEEVDRKEFELENSKVTKEGGKAAQAAPVLLGITKSSLSTESFISAASFQDTTRVLTEAACAGKTDYLLGFKENVIMGHIIPGGTGFDLHKRVKKFVDREHEEELSFDFEDVPLVG